From Erigeron canadensis isolate Cc75 chromosome 8, C_canadensis_v1, whole genome shotgun sequence, one genomic window encodes:
- the LOC122578391 gene encoding probable ubiquitin-conjugating enzyme E2 23, with translation MESKLDCDSHKDTEHGHDPDDSSSVAKIEKDNPSGAITYIYRQDVVISKTEGKTGVVTEVAGDSDSDSSSDDEDDENEETEADGPNEGDNKDSNENSDNDDDNDDDESIPLPADHVRVLWNDDTETTQSLNDVTVIDRGFLHGDYVAAASNATGQVGVVVDVNMSIDLESIDGTCINNVNSKDLKRVRDFQVGDYVVFGPWLGRIDDVLDNVTVMFDDGSVCKVMKADPLRLKAVGKKVQEDVHFPYYPGQRVKASSSSVFKNSRWLSGLWKASRLEGIVTNVTVGSAFVYWIASAGYGPDSSITPPEEQNPKNLRLLSCFAHTNWQLGDWCLLPSLKLNSSVCHGKSSVDKSESDSEMVLDEDSTKNSDPSIETSQCSSSMTVSKVPAHENWPLHRKKVRKVVLKRDKRPRKKEEQFERALQIINTKTRVDVAWQDGTIERELDSISLIPIENPGDHEFVSEQYVVEKPSDDNDDDSGEISRVGVVRSVNAKERTACVRWLKQVARAEDPREFDKEEVVSVYELEGHQDYDYCYGDVVVRLPSVSAGASGNENVAELTDRNDVKGDLPTNFSDLTWVGNITGLRNGDIEVTWADGMVSMVGPQAIYVVGRDDDDDSVAGASEVSDDAASWETVEDTETENLQKTLEDLGIQNGSDLSLEGEENTSENIQTNGPLSIPLAAFGFMTRLASGIFSRGQRNNDHLSITSEGDIEVLVERNGATDASVEMPDPDRGVENDVIKESSLSNAPAELNSMNCSKISDSLRSEVDHSRFKGFDIVKDPLDHYYLGANGQTNAGRRWLKKVQQDWNSLKKNLPDGIYVRVYENRMDLLRAVIVGAYGTPYQNGLFFFDFHLPPEYPDVPPSAYYHSGGWRINPNLYEEGKVCLSLLNTWSGRGNEVWDPSSSSILQVLVSLQGLVLNSKPYFNEAGYDKQLGTAEGEKNSLSYNENTFLLNCKTMMYLMRRPPKDFEDLVSEHFRDRGYYILKACDAYMKGYLIGSLTEDASICETSIANANSVGFKLMLAKIVPKLLSALNEVGANCQEFKHLQNS, from the exons ATGGAATCCAAACTGGATTGTGATTCTCATAAAGATACAGAACATGGTCATGATCCGGATGATTCGTCTTCCGTTGCTAAGATAGAGAAGGACAATCCTTCAGGGGCAATAACGTATATTTACAGGCAAGATGTTGTAATTAGCAAAACTGAAGGGAAGACTGGGGTAGTGACTGAAGTTGCGGGTGATTCGGACTCGGATAGCTCcagtgatgatgaagatgatgagaaTGAAGAAACTGAAGCAGATGGTCCCAATGAGGGTGATAACAAAGATTCAAATGAAAATAGTGATAACGATGatgacaatgatgatgatgagagcaTACCACTTCCTGCTGATCATGTTAGAGTACTTTGGAACGATGATACAGAAACAACTCAAAGTCTTAATGACGTCACAGTTATTGACCGAGGATTCTTACATGGAGATTATGTTGCTGCTGCTTCTAATGCAACAGGGCAAGTGGGTGTCGTGGTTGATGTCAATATGTCTATTGATTTAGAATCTATTGATGGAACTTGCATAAATAATGTcaattcaaaagatttaaagCGTGTAAGGGACTTTCAAGTGGGTGATTATGTTGTCTTTGGCCCATGGCTGGGACGAATAGATGATGTACTTGATAATGTAACAGTCATGTTCGATGATGGTTCTGTTTGCAAAGTTATGAAGGCTGATCCACTGCGGCTCAAAGCAGTCGGCAAGAAGGTTCAAGAAGATGTACATTTTCCGTATTATCCGGGTCAGAGAGTAAAGGCCAGTTCCTCATCTGTATTTAAGAATTCTAGATGGTTATCGGGGCTGTGGAAAGCTTCACGTTTGGAAGGAATCGTAACAAATGTTACAGTGGGCTCAGCATTCGTTTATTGGATTGCTTCTGCAGGCTATGGGCCTGACTCCTCAATAACCCCGCCTGAGGAGCAGAACCCCAAAAACTTAAGGTTATTGTCCTGTTTTGCACATACGAATTGGCAACTTGGTGATTGGTGTCTTCTCCCATCACTTAAACTAAACTCTTCAGTTTGTCATGGCAAAAGCTCCGTGGATAAATCTGAGAGTGATTCAGAAATGGTCCTTGATGAGGATTCCACCAAGAATTCTGACCCTTCAATTGAAACTAGTCAATGCAGTAGCTCAATGACTGTTTCAAAAGTGCCAGCTCACGAAAATTGGCCTTTACACCGGAAAAAGGTTCGTAAGGTTGTGCTTAAGAGGGATAAAAGGCCACGGAAAAAAGAGGAACAGTTTGAAAGGGCCCTCCAAATTATCAATACAAAAACAAGAGTTGATGTAGCGTGGCAGGATGGAACCATTGAACGTGAATTAGATTCaatttctctgataccaattgagaACCCTGGAGATCATGAATTTGTGTCTGAACAATATGTGGTGGAAAAACCGAGTGATGACAATGATGATGACAGTGGTGAGATCAGCCGTGTGGGGGTTGTGAGGAGTGTTAATGCAAAAGAACGCACAGCTTGTGTGAGGTGGTTAAAGCAGGTTGCTAGAGCAGAAGATCCTAGAGAATTTGATAAAGAGGAGGTTGTGAGTGTTTATGAGCTTGAAGGGCATCaagattatgattattgttATGGGGATGTAGTTGTTCGGCTGCCTTCTGTTTCTGCAGGTGCTAGTGGTAATGAGAATGTGGCAGAGCTGACTGATCGAAATGATGTCAAAGGAGATTTACCAACTAACTTCTCAGACCTCACTTGGGTTGGAAATATTACAGGGCTCAGAAATGGTGATATTGAAGTTACTTGGGCTGACGGAATGGTATCAATG GTTGGTCCGCAAGCAATTTATGTTGTTGGccgtgatgatgatgatgattctgtTGCTGGTGCAAGTGAAGTCAGTGATGATGCAGCCAGTTGGGAAACCGTTGAGGATACAGAAACAGAAAACCTTCAGAAGACACTAGAG gatcttgggATACAAAATGGCTCTGACCTCAGTCTTGAAGGGGAGGAGAATACATCTGAAAATATTCAAACGAATGGTCCACTTTCCATACCTCTTGCTGCTTTTGGATTTATGACAAGATTGGCGAGTGGAATATTTTCTAGGGGTCAAAGAAATAACGATCATTTAAGTATAACTTCTGAGGGTGACATTGAAGTATTGGTGGAGAGAAATGGTGCTACAGACGCATCTGTTGAAATGCCAGATCCTGATAGAGGAGTGGAGAATGATGTTATCAAGGAATCAAGTTTATCTAATGCACCTGCAGAACTCAATAGCATGAATTGTAGTAAAATCAGTGACTCCCTAAGATCGGAGGTTGACCATTCCAGATTTAAAGGATTTGATATAGTTAAAGACCCTCTTGATCATTACTATCTTGGTGCCAACGGACAG ACTAACGCTGGAAGGAGATGGCTAAAGAAAGTCCAACAAGATTGGAACAGCCTCAAAAAGAATTTGCCAG ATGGAATTTATGTTCGAGTTTATGAAAATAGAATGGATCTATTAAGGGCTGTGATAGTTGGAGCATATGGAACACCTTATCAAAATGGTCTTTTTTTCTTTGACTTTCATCTTCCTCCAGAATACCCTGATGTTCCACCT TCAGCGTATTATCATTCAGGGGGGTGGCGAATCAATCCAAATCTTTACGAGGAAGGAAAAGTTTGCCTTAGCCTGTTAAATACATGGTCAGGAAGGGGTAATGAAGTTTGGGACCCTTCATCGTCTAGCATCCTTCAAGTTCTTGTTTCACTCCAGGGTCTTGTGCTTAATTCCAAACCATACTTCAATGAAGCTGGGTATGACAAACAACTTGGTACTGCAGAAGGAGAGAAAAATTCTCTGTCCTACAATGAAAATACTTTCTTACTTAACTGCAAAACGATGATGTATCTCATGAGAAGGCCTCCCAAG gactttgaagatcttgtgAGTGAGCATTTCAGAGATCGTGGTTATTACATTCTCAAGGCTTGTGATGCTTACATGAAGGGTTACCTAATCGGCTCTCTTACAGAAGACGCTTCTATATGTGAAACAAGTATTGCAAATGCAAATTCAGTTGGTTTCAAACTAATGTTAGCCAAGATTGTGCCAAAACTTCTATCAGCACTCAATGAAGTAGGAGCTAATTGTCAGGAGTTCAAACACTTACAAAACTCATAG
- the LOC122578067 gene encoding phototropin-2: protein MERSNAESSTTGELTNKWMAFDQGSNQNKPPIARVTPPEDDEYDITKIAERTAEWPGGATVAYAIGDEERNKRRSSSASWRSSRDNSLSSVEPRVSQDLKDALATLQQTFVVSDATKPDCPIMYASSGFFTMTGYSSKEVIGRNCRFLQGKETDQKEVDKIRHAVKTGTSYCGRLYNYKKDGTPFWNLLTVTPIKDENGNTIKFIGMQVEVSKYTEGVNEKELRPNGLPTSLIRYDARQKETALGSIVEVVQTVERPRNQYRSSLTEIQEKIVESPLVGPTENLSLYTPGRETPLSDIKGDLTRTSSWNSSHPKSRKSIRSSLMGFKGRSSVNEPTPPIIEPEELMTKDIARTDSWDRAERFRDIRQGIDLATTLERIEKNFVITDPRLPDNPIIFASDSFLELTEFTREEILGRNCRFLQGPETDQGTVDKIRAAIREQREITVQLINYTKSGKKFWNLFHLQPMRDQKGELQYFIGVQLDGSGHVEPLRNRLSDTTEKQSAKLVKATAENVDEAVRELPDANLRPEDLWAIHSQSVSPRPHKRYNTSWKAIQKITAGGEIIGLGHFKPIRPLGSGDTGSVHLVELKGTGELFAMKAMDKSVMLKRNKVHRACIEREIIALLDHPFLPTLYTSFQTPTHVCLITDFCPGGELFALLDKQPLKLFKEESARFYAAEVVIGLEYLHCLGIIYRDLKPENILLQTDGHVVLSDFDLSFRTQCKPQVIKHAPSKRRRSRSQPPPTFVAEPSTQSNSFVGTEEYIAPEVITGAGHSSAIDWWSVGILLYEMLYGRTPFRGKNRQKTFANILHKDLTFPSSIPVSLAARQMIHALLNRDPSARLGSNGGSSEIKEHAFFRGINWPLIRCMIPPPLDAPLELIEKDPNTKDVQWEDGALLENSLDIF from the exons ATGGAAAGGTCAAATGCTGAATCAAGTACAACAGGTGAGTTGACCAACAAATGGATGGCATTTGACCAAGGTTCGAACCAAAACAAGCCTCCAATAGCCAGAGTCACTCCACCGGAAGACGACGAATATGACATAACAAAAATAGCTGAAAGGACCGCGGAATGGCCTGGAGGGGCTACGGTAGCTTATGCAATTGGGGACGAGGAGCGTAACAAGAGGAGGAGCTCTTCAGCATCATGGAGGTCATCTCGTGACAACTCTTTGTCATCTGTCGAGCCACGAGTTTCCCAAGATTTGAAAGATGCACTTGCCACGCTTCAACAAACGTTTGTCGTGTCTGATGCCACAAAGCCAGATTGCCCGATCATGTATGCTAGCAGCGGTTTTTTTACAATGACTGGTTACTCTTCCAAAGAGGTCATTGGTAGAAACTG CCGCTTTTTACAGGGAAAGGAAACAGACCAGAAAGAAGTGGATAAAATCCGGCATGCAGTTAAAACAGGAACTAGTTACTGCGGCAGGCTCTACAACTACAAGAAAGATGGCACCCCTTTTTGGAATCTACTCACTGTCACTCCTATCAAAGATGAAAATGGCAACACCATTAAATTCATTGg AATGCAAGTGGAAGTCAGCAAGTACACTGAAGGAGTGAATGAAAAGGAATTGCGACCAAATGGATTGCCAACATCACTAATTCGTTATGATG CTCGTCAGAAGGAAACAGCACTAGGTTCCATTGTGGAGGTTGTACAGACTGTGGAACGTCCTCGTAATCAATACCGATCTAGTCTAACTGAAATTCAGGAGAAAATTGTTGAATCACCGCTTGTTGGACCAACAGAAAATCTGAGCTTATATACACCTGGGAGAGAAACACCCCTATCAGACATAAAAGGCGATTTAACCCGTACAAGCTCCTGGAATTCATCTCACCCAAAATCCAGGAAATCAATTCGCAGTTCCTTAATGGG GTTCAAAGGAAGGTCTTCAGTCAATGAGCCAACTCCTCCAATTATTGAGCCAGAGGAGTTAATGACCAAAGATATAGCTCGCACTGATAGCTGGGATCGTGCAGAAAGATTTAGGGACATCCGTCAGGGAATAGACTTAGCAACGACCCTGGAACgcattgaaaagaattttgTGATAACTGATCCTAGGCTCCCTGATAACCCCATT ATCTTTGCATCAGATAGCTTCCTTGAATTGACAGAGTTTACGCGTGAGGAAATTCTAGGAAGAAACTGTCG ATTTCTGCAAGGTCCTGAAACAGATCAAGGAACTGTTGATAAAATAAGAGCTGCTATCAGAGAACAAAGAGAAATTACGGTGCAATTGATTAACTATACAAAGAGCG GAAAGAAATTCTGGAATTTATTCCACTTGCAACCTATGCGTGACCAGAAG GGAGAACTTCAATACTTCATTGGTGTCCAACTAGATGGAAGTGGTCACGTGGAACCCCTAAGGAATCGCCTTTCAGACACTACGGAGAAACAAAGTGCTAAGTTG GTAAAAGCTACGGCAGAAAATGTTGATGAAGCTGTTCGAGAACTTCCTGATGCCAACTTG AGGCCAGAGGACTTGTGGGCTATCCACTCTCAATCTGTCTCTCCGAGACCTCACAAGAGGTACAATACATCTTGGAAAGCAATACAAAAG ATCACTGCAGGTGGTGAAATAATAGGACTTGGTCATTTTAAGCCTATCAGACCATTGGGAAGTGGAGATACTGGCAG TGTCCATTTGGTTGAACTGAAAGGTACTGGCGAACTTTTTGCTATGAAGGCAATGGATAAATCAGTAATGCTGAAGCGCAACAAG GTTCATCGAGCTTGCATTGAAAGGGAGATAATAGCACTACTGGATCATCCTTTCCTCCCAACACTATACACATCTTTTCAG ACTCCGACACATGTTTGCTTGATAACAGACTTTTGCCCTGGAGGAGAGTTATTTGCTTTGCTTGACAAACAGCCTCTGAAATTATTTAAGGAAGAGTCTGCAAG ATTTTATGCGGCAGAGGTTGTAATTGGCTTAGAGTATCTCCACTGTTTAG GTATCATCTATAGGGACTTGAAACCGGAGAACATATTACTTCAAACGGATGGGCATGTTGTATTGAGTGACTTTGATCTATCGTTTAGGACACAATGTAAACCTCAA GTAATAAAACATGCTCCATCTAAAAGAAGAAGATCTAGGAGCCAACCCCCACCGACATTTGTTGCAGAGCCATCTACACAATCAAATTCATTTGTTGGGACAGAGGAATACATTGCTCCG GAAGTCATAACAGGAGCTGGCCACAGCAGTGCTATTGATTGGTGGTCTGTCG GTATCCTGTTATATGAGATGCTTTATGGCCGCACACCGTTTAGAGGAAAAAACAGGCAGAAGACATTTGCAAACATTTTGCATAAAGACCTAACATTTCCAAGTAGCATTCCG GTAAGTCTTGCTGCAAGACAGATGATTCATGCATTGTTAAACAGAGATCCTTCCGCCCGGTTAGGATCAAACGGTGGTTCCAGTGAAATAAAAGAGCATGCCTTTTTTCGTGGAATAAATTGGCCTTTAATCCGTTGCATG ATCCCTCCACCGTTAGATGCACCTCTTGAGTTAATTGAAAAAGACCCAAACACGAAAGATGTACAGTGGGAGGATGGTGCCTTGCTAGAAAATTCTTTGGATATATTTTAG